AGCTCGACGGCGAGCCGCTCACGAGCGAACGCATCAAGGCGGAGATGCAGCGCGTCTTCCTCGCGCACGGGACGGTGGCGGACGAGTTCATCGTCGCCTCGGGCGCGCAGGGCGCCGTCGGGCACGACATGGGCTCCGGCCCGATCGCCGCAGACCTGCCCGCCGTCTTCGACCTGTGGCCGCGCGACACCGCCACGGCCGTCTACACGGACATGACGCGGACGTACGTCGTGGGCGAGGTCCCCGATGAGATCCGGGAGTACCACCGCCTCTGCAAGGAGGCCCTCGACCGCACGACCGAGGCGGCGAAGCCCGGCGTGAACGGGCGCGCCCTCATGCAGATCGCCTGCGACCTCTTCGCCGAGCACGGCTATCCGACCCAGCTGACGAAGAAGCCCGGCGAGGTGCTCGACAGCGGCTTCTTCCATGGCCTCGGCCACGGCGTCGGCCTGGAGGTGCACGAGCGGCCACGGCTCTCGGTCACGGGCGACGACCTCATTCCCGGCGACGTCATCACCCTGGAGCCCGGCCTCTACCGCGCCGGCTACGGCGGCGTCCGGCTCGAGGACATCCTCCTCGTGACCGACGACGGGG
The DNA window shown above is from bacterium and carries:
- a CDS encoding M24 family metallopeptidase encodes the protein LDGEPLTSERIKAEMQRVFLAHGTVADEFIVASGAQGAVGHDMGSGPIAADLPAVFDLWPRDTATAVYTDMTRTYVVGEVPDEIREYHRLCKEALDRTTEAAKPGVNGRALMQIACDLFAEHGYPTQLTKKPGEVLDSGFFHGLGHGVGLEVHERPRLSVTGDDLIPGDVITLEPGLYRAGYGGVRLEDILLVTDDGVETVTQYPYDLQP